The Amycolatopsis coloradensis sequence GTTGAGGACGATCAGCCAGTCGCAGGTGTTCTCCAGATCGGAGACGACGTGGGACGAGAGCAGGACGGTCATCCCGGTCTCGGCGACCGCCTCCATCAACCCCCGCATGACCTCGTGCCGGGCCAGGGGGTCGAGGTTCGCGAGCGGCTCGTCGAGCACCAGGAGGTCCGGGCGTTTCGCGAGGGCCAGGGTGAGGGCCACCTGCGCGCGCTGCCCGCCGGAGAGCTTGCCGACCTTGTGCCGTAAGGGAAGCCCGAGTGAATCGATACGCTTGAGCGCGAACTCGTCGTCCCATCCGGGGTTGAGGCGTCTGCCGAACTTGAGCATCTCCGCGATGCTGAAGCCGGAATACAACGGCTTGTCCTGCGCGAGGAAGGCGGCGGTGCCCTGGATCGCGACCGAGCCGAGGGTCGCGTCGAGCAGTCCGACGGCCAGGTGCAGGAAGGTCGTCTTGCCCGCGCCGTTGGGCCCGACCAGCGCGACGACGCGCCCTTTCGGGACGGCCAGGGAACAGTCGCGCAGCGCCCACTTGCGGCGGTAGCGCTTGCCGAGTCCGGTCGCCTCGATGACGGATTCATCGGTCATGCCGTCCGCTCCCCTCGAAAGCCATCGACCACCACCGAGGTGAACAGCGCCTCGACGTCTTCCTGATCCAGCCCCGATTCGCGTGCGTCGCGGACCCACGCTGCGAGGCTCTTCCGCAAGCGGGTGTGCTCCGCGAACGAAGCGCCTCCGAGCGTCTTCTTGACGAAGGTGCCGAGGCCCGGCTTTCCCTCGACGAGCCCTTCGCGTTCCAGCTCGCGATAGGCCTTGAGGACGGTGTTGGGATTGATCGCCAGCTCGGCGACCACTTCCTTCGCCGTCGGCAGCCGGTCCCCCGACTCCAGCAAGCCCAGGCGGAGGGCGTTCTTGACCTGCTGGACGAGCTGAACGTACGTCGCGACGCCCGAGCCCTTGTCCAGGTGGAAGGTGACCACTGGCAACACCCTTTCACTAATTAAGTAGTGAAAGGGTGCAGGCAGACGTCGGCGCCTGTCAAGTGATCACGCCGAAAAGCTGTGAAGGCCTCCTTGAGGGACTCTGATTCCNNNNNNNNNNGCTCTTCCGATCTTCTAACCCTCTTTGCCACTCACGACCCCCTCGCCAAACCGGGCATATGACCTTGAAGCGCGCATTTCGTCGCTGGAAGGCGACCTTTGTGGACACTGAAGAGCGCAACTGATTCCTGTCGGCCAGTCCGGAACCACGCCGCGAAGGCCACTTCTCTGCCTTGACCCACCGAAGTGGTCCTTCACCGCAGAGGCTCGGTCACGCCACCTTTGACTTACCCCTCAATAGAACCGTCCCTACCACTCACGAGGTCGTCTTCCCGGTGCTCCGGGCGGCGGTCGACGACGCGGCCGAGCGGGCGCAACAGCACGTTGACCCCGACGATCACCACGGTCCCGGCGAGCGCGACGACGTAAAGTCCCGCTCCCGCAAGGGATCCGACGGCCGCCGAGCACCACAGCGTGGCCGCCGTGTTGAGCCCGCGCACGTTCAGCCCGTCCCGCAGGATCACCCCGGCGCCGAGGAAACCGATACCAGAGACGATCTGGGCCGCGACGCGCGTCGGGTCGGCGTCGCCGCTGGTGTTCAGCCCGCCGAAACCGTGGGCGGACAACAGAACGAAGAGCGTCGCGCCGACGGCGACGAGGGCGTTGGTGCGGAGTCCGGCCATCCGGGCGCGGTACTGGCGCTCGATGCCGATGACGGCGCCGAGGCCGACGCCGGTGCCGACCCTGAGCAGCATTTCGAAGGTGTTCATGATTCCGGCTCTTTTCTGGCGTGCGTACACAAAGCCAGACAGGGAAAGGAGACCGGTGAAGGTCAGCGCACCGCGCACACGGGTGAACGGCGACCATGTCCGGTCGGTCCAGAACTGTCTTCCGGCATGTGCCGCTCACCTCGCTTCCGTACTCGATCGGTGTTGATCAACCTTCGGGACTGTACCACCGGACGAGCCGAGCGCGGCGTGGATCGTGTCACGCAGCCAGCGCTGGGCGGGGTCGGCGTCGAGTCGCGCGTGCCAGAGCTGGCAGACCTCGATGGGCGGAAGTTCCGCGGGGACCGGGAACCAGCGGATTCCGAGCGACCGGCCGTACTGCTCGGCGAGCCGCTGGGGCGCTAGCCCGATGTAGTCGCTCGACGCGACCAGGAACGCGGCGACGGCGGAGGTGGGGACGACCGCCGCGACCCGGCGCTGGAGACCGGCCGCCTCGAGCACGTCGTCGAGCGGTCCCCTGCCTCGCCCGCGCCGTGAGGCGGAAACGTGCGGATACCGGCAAAGCTGTCTCAACGTCGGGCGGCGCACGCCGCCGAGCGGGCCGTCCGCCCTGACGATCGCGACCACTCGTTCGCGGTACAGCAGCGTCGAACGGATGTCGGGCGCGGCGATGTCGCCCGCGCCGATGTCCAGGTCCACCGAACCGTCCCGCAGGGCCTCGGTGCTTTCGCTGCCTTCGGCGACGAAACGCAGGACGACGCCAGGCGCGACCGCGGCGGTCGCCTCGGCGGCGGCTGTCACCAGTGTGGCGGCGACACCGTCGTTGATGCGGATGGTGAAGGTCCGTTCGAGGTCGCCGATCGCCAGCTCGCGGTCGGCGCTGATCAGGGCCGACGCCTCGTCGAGCAGGGACCGCACCCGCGGGGCCGTCCGGAGCGCGAACGGCGTCGGCACCATCCCGCGGCCGGCGCGCACCAGGATCGGGTCGCCCATCGCCCGCCGCAACCGGCCCAGCGCCCGGCTGGCCGCGGGGATCGACAGGTGCAGCCGTTCGGCCGCCGCCGTCACGCTGCCCTCTCGCAGCAACGCGTCGAACACGCGCAAGAGGTTGAGGTCCAGCTGATCGGCCATTGTTGCATCGTACGCAACTCTGGGTTGTGAAAGTTGCGTGGCACGAAGAATGCGCTGGCCCCTAGCGTCGTGGACATGCCACTCCGACTTCAAGTCCGCGACGCTCCCGAAGTCGCAACGGACCCGCGCGGCCTGCTGACCGCCATGTGCGCCTGTGTCGTGCTCGTGGTCGGGATGGTCGCCGCGATCAACCTCGCCGTCCCGATGCTGGCCGCGAGCGAGCTTCACCCGTCCGCGTCGGCACTGATCTGGATCGTCGACACCTACGTCATCTTCTTCGCCTGTCTCGTGATCCCCGGCGGAGCGGCGGGCGACCGCTTCGGCCGCAAGGGTGTCCTGCTCGCCGGCCTGGCGCTGTTCGCCCTCGGTGCGCTGCTGTCCGCGCTCGCGCCCACCGTGCCTTTCCTGCTGGCGGGCCGGGCGATCACGGGGATCGGGGCCGCCGCGGTGCTGCCCAACACCCTCGCCGTCCTGCTGCACGCCGTCCCCGCCGAACGCAAGGGCGTGACCATCGCGACCTGGGCCTCGATGACCGGGATCGGCGGTGTCCTGGGGAACGTCGGTGGCGGAGCGGTGCTGACAGGAGGATCGTGGCGATGGCTGTTCGCGGCCGCCGTCCCGCTCTCCCTGGTGCTCCTCGCGCTGGCCGCCCGGATCGCGCCGGTGTCCCCGCGGCACGACCGGCCGCTCAGTCCGCTCGGCGCCGTCCTGCTCGTCGGCGCGTCGGTCGCGTTACTGCTCGGCATTGTCGAGGGACCTGAAGCGGGTTGGGGTAGCCCGATCGTTCTGTCCGGGTTCGCCGGTGCGGTCGCGCTCTTCGCCCTGTGGACGTTCGTGGAACTGAAGGCCGAGCACCCCCTGCTCGATCCCCGGTTGTTCCGCGTGCCCGCGCTGCGCAGTGCCTGCCTCGGCATGACCGCGATCTTCTTCGGGATGTTCGCGCTGTTCTACGTCAACGCGTCCTTCCTCCAGTACGGCAAGGGATTCAGTGTGCTGCTGACCGGGCTCGGGATCATCCCGCTGACCGTCCCGGTCATCCTCGGCGCGCGGCACGTCGGCAAACTCGTCCGGCGCGCCGGCGTCGACGCCACTGTCGCCATCGCCTTCGTCTTCTGCGGCTGCGGCCTCGTCGGCCTGTCCACAAGTGACTCTTCGACTCCGTACCCGGTCTACGCGGCCTGGCTCGTGGTGACCGGGATCGGTGTCACGCTGGCCCTTCCGACGCTTTCCGCCGCGATCTCCGGTTCGCTGCCTCCCGCCCAGGCCGGTGTCGGTGCCGGGCTGCAGGCCACCACCCGGGAATTCGGCAGCGCGCTCGGTGTCGCGGTCATCGGCACCATCCTCACCGGACGGTTCGTCGCCGCGCTGCCGTCCGATGTCCGCGCGGACCGCGATCCGCACACCGTGGCGCAGGCGCTGGCAACCGTCCCCGGCCGCTCTCCCGAAGTGATCTCCGCGTTCGTCACCGGCGCGAGCACGGCCCTCCGGGTGATCGGCGTCAGCGTGCTCGTCCTCGGGGCGCTCGTCGTCCTGCAATCAAGGCTTTCCCGTAACCCCCAGT is a genomic window containing:
- a CDS encoding ABC transporter ATP-binding protein is translated as MTDESVIEATGLGKRYRRKWALRDCSLAVPKGRVVALVGPNGAGKTTFLHLAVGLLDATLGSVAIQGTAAFLAQDKPLYSGFSIAEMLKFGRRLNPGWDDEFALKRIDSLGLPLRHKVGKLSGGQRAQVALTLALAKRPDLLVLDEPLANLDPLARHEVMRGLMEAVAETGMTVLLSSHVVSDLENTCDWLIVLNGGRVQVSGDIDELVAGHRTLVGPAEEADALARRVAIVDEARAGRQATVFARTEPVPLGPQWTERPANLEEVVLAYLRRPESASLPRPTLASA
- a CDS encoding GntR family transcriptional regulator is translated as MVTFHLDKGSGVATYVQLVQQVKNALRLGLLESGDRLPTAKEVVAELAINPNTVLKAYRELEREGLVEGKPGLGTFVKKTLGGASFAEHTRLRKSLAAWVRDARESGLDQEDVEALFTSVVVDGFRGERTA
- a CDS encoding MgtC/SapB family protein; its protein translation is MNTFEMLLRVGTGVGLGAVIGIERQYRARMAGLRTNALVAVGATLFVLLSAHGFGGLNTSGDADPTRVAAQIVSGIGFLGAGVILRDGLNVRGLNTAATLWCSAAVGSLAGAGLYVVALAGTVVIVGVNVLLRPLGRVVDRRPEHREDDLVSGRDGSIEG
- a CDS encoding LysR family transcriptional regulator, whose amino-acid sequence is MADQLDLNLLRVFDALLREGSVTAAAERLHLSIPAASRALGRLRRAMGDPILVRAGRGMVPTPFALRTAPRVRSLLDEASALISADRELAIGDLERTFTIRINDGVAATLVTAAAEATAAVAPGVVLRFVAEGSESTEALRDGSVDLDIGAGDIAAPDIRSTLLYRERVVAIVRADGPLGGVRRPTLRQLCRYPHVSASRRGRGRGPLDDVLEAAGLQRRVAAVVPTSAVAAFLVASSDYIGLAPQRLAEQYGRSLGIRWFPVPAELPPIEVCQLWHARLDADPAQRWLRDTIHAALGSSGGTVPKVDQHRSSTEAR
- a CDS encoding MFS transporter, giving the protein MCACVVLVVGMVAAINLAVPMLAASELHPSASALIWIVDTYVIFFACLVIPGGAAGDRFGRKGVLLAGLALFALGALLSALAPTVPFLLAGRAITGIGAAAVLPNTLAVLLHAVPAERKGVTIATWASMTGIGGVLGNVGGGAVLTGGSWRWLFAAAVPLSLVLLALAARIAPVSPRHDRPLSPLGAVLLVGASVALLLGIVEGPEAGWGSPIVLSGFAGAVALFALWTFVELKAEHPLLDPRLFRVPALRSACLGMTAIFFGMFALFYVNASFLQYGKGFSVLLTGLGIIPLTVPVILGARHVGKLVRRAGVDATVAIAFVFCGCGLVGLSTSDSSTPYPVYAAWLVVTGIGVTLALPTLSAAISGSLPPAQAGVGAGLQATTREFGSALGVAVIGTILTGRFVAALPSDVRADRDPHTVAQALATVPGRSPEVISAFVTGASTALRVIGVSVLVLGALVVLQSRLSRNPQ